CGCAATCCGGAAATCGTTCGACAAGACGAGCTACCTGCAGCGTTACACCAAACGTCGCCCCAAGAGCATCTGGAGCAAGATCAACGTCGACAACGTCGCCCGCCTGACGGCCGAAGGGCGGATGACCGAGCATGGCCTCCGGGAAGTCGAAGCCGCCAAAGCCGACGGCCGCTGGGACCGCGCTTATGGCAGCGGCAAGGAGATGACGATCCCGGACGACCTTCAGGCCGCGATCGACGCCGATCCGGAGGCAAAGGCTATGCTGGCCAAGCTCAGCGCCCAGAACCGCTTCGCCCTCGCCTTCCGCCTGCACAACCTCAAAACCGAAGCCGCGCGCAAGCGCAAGATCGCGCAGTTCGTCGACATGCTGAGGCGCGGCGAGACCCCCCACCCGCAGCGGCGCAGCTAACCCATTCCAGCGACCGTATTGACCGATAATACGGTCGATTTTCCATATTCGATCCCGGCCGAGCGCAGCCCGCGCGACGCCGCGGCGGCAAGCGGACCGGAACCGGCCGCCCTGGAATACGCGACCGTCGTGCGGCCTGTGCACAGCGGATCGCAGGGCGGCCGACCAACTGCCCCGTTCTTTTCTGGACCTCCGTCTTCAAGGAAGGCGCCTTGCGGTACCCTGTGACGGAAAGATGGTCCCCCGCGACGCCCAAGGAAGCGCATTCACGGCGGAGCCGTCGGAACATATCATGAACAAGGTTGAGGATCAACCGCTAGGAGGGGCGGACTGAACTTTTGCCGCCTCGCATCAACGAGACTTGCAAGGTGCCGTCATATCGGTAAATCTGGAAGTGTGGATACCGACTCGGCCCTGAACTGTCTTGCCGCTCTCTCGCAGAGAACTCGGCTGGAGACCTACCGCCTCCTCGTCAGGCACGAGCCCGCAGGATTGCCCGCAGGCGAGGTCGCGCGCCGATTGGACATACCCCAGAACACGATGTCCACGCACCTTGCGACGCTGGCACGTGCAGGACTGGTCATATCGGAGCGGCGCAGCCGCTCGATCGTCTACCGCGCCAATCTCGAACGGCTGCGGACGCTGACCCTCTTCCTCGTCAAAGACTGCTGCGGCGGCAGCGCCGAGCTGTGCGGATCCCTTTTATCCGAACTCGTCCCCTGCTGATGATGGACAAGGAGGGCACCGGCGTGAGCACAGCCGGCATCGTCAATCTACCACAACCCGGATTGCGGCACGTCTCGGACCGTGCTCGCCATGATCCGCAACGCCGGCATCGAACCCCATGTCGTCGAATACCTCAAGACGCCGCCGAGCCGTCCCCTGCTCGAGCAGCTGATCCAACGAGCCGGGATCACCGCCCGCCATCTGCTCCGGCAGAAGGACACGCCCTATGCGGAACTCGGGCTCGACGACGAGAACCTGACGGACGCGCAGATCGTGAATGCGATGGTGGACAATCCCGCCCTCATGAACCGGCCGCTCGTGGTCTCACCTATGGGCGTGAAGCTGTGTCGGCCGTCCGAAGCAGTGCTGGAGCTTCTCCCCTCGGAGCAGCAGCGCGCGTTTGCAAAGGAAGATGGTGAACAGGTGGTGGGCGCGGACGGACGGCGCGTCGCACAGTGAACGCGACTGTCTCGGTCGCGCCGACGTCGATGGTGCCGATCCGACTCGGGCCGGCGCGGTTCGAAGAAAAGGCGACTGCATGACGAGGTTGGAACAGGTCCCACGGCGTGACTACGGCGCGATGCGCCGCGCGCTCCAACAGGCCGGCCTGCCCACGGACGATCTGGAGGCGCCCGGCCGCAGCTTTTTCCGTCTGGCCGACCAAGCCGGATCGGTCGGCTATGTCGGGCTGGAAGGCGCAGGCGCCGATCGCCTGCTCCGCTCCCTTGTCGTGTTCGAGACTCGTCGGAGCGAAGGGCTCGGCACGCGCCTCGTCAAGGAAGCCGAGCGGATGGCCGCTCACGACCAGGTTCGACGAATACACCTTCTCACCACCGGCGCTGCTTCGTTCTTTCGCCGCTTGGGCTACCGCGAGGCCGACCGCGTCGCGGCGCCTCCGCCGATCGCGACAACGGCGCAGTTCATGTCGCTTTGCCCAGCGAGCGCCACCTATCTCGTCAAGGAGCTCGCATGAGCCGCGTACGCGTCCTTCCCGATCCCGACATCTTCCCCGCGCTCGACCCGTCCTACGTGATCCGGAGGCCGGCCCTCGGCCTCGCCGACGATCAGTCGCCGCCCCGCATCCTCCTCCTCTACGGTTCGCTTCGCCAACGATCCTTTTCCCGGTTCGCTACCGAAGAGGCTGCGAGGCTGCTGCAGATGTTCGGCGCGGAGACCCGAATCTTCGATCCGTCCGACCTTCCCCTCCCCGATCAGATTCCCGGCGACGATCATCCGGCCGTCCGGGATCTGCGCGAACTGTCGATATGGTCGGAGGGTCAGGTCTGGTGCAGCCCCGAACGGCACGGCCAGATCACCGGGATCATGAAGGCGCAGATCGATCACCTGCCGCTCGAGATGAGGGGCATGCGCCCGACGCAGGGCCGCTCCCTCGCCGTGATGCAGGTCTCTGGCGGCTCGCAATCCTTCAACGCCGTCAACACGCTGCGGCTGCTCGGCCGCTGGATGCGCATGTTCACCATCCCGAACCAATCCTCGGTCGCCATGGCCTACAAGGAATTCGACGAGAATGGCCGCATGAAGGCTTCGAGCTATTACGATCGGATCGTCGACGTCATGGAGGAACTGGTCCGCATCACCGTGCTGATGCGGCCGCACGCCACACAGCTCGTGAACCGCTATTCGGAACGGAAGGCCTCCGGAGTTGCTGTCGATCCGGGCACCGATCACTCCGCAGCAGCCATCGCTCGGTGACGATGGCGCGCGGAGCGGACGAGCGCTTCCCGGCGTTCGGTCGCCTGCATCGAGGCCCCTGCAAGCCACATCTGGAGGCGGCGGGATGAGGCGCGCGCACTGCTCGCAATTCCACGAGAGATCGGCTACCTGTCGCACATGGCTCTCCTGAAACTCTGGCGGTCCGCGATGCGGGCGGTGGCAGCCCTGCTGCTGCTCACATTCGCCACGCCTGCGCTCGCCGAAATCGGCTGCGCCGGGGAGAGCGTCGCGCATCTGAGGGCCGGCGCCGTGGCCGGGGCGGACGACCATGCGACGGCGGACACGGACAACCGGTCTGATCCCGACAAGGGATCCCCGAAGGGCCATTGCGCCTTCAATCACGGCCATTGCGCCGGCATTCCCTCCAGCGCTCGGGACGCTGCGGTACCGGTGATGGCCACAGTGGAGTATCGGTCCACCCCGGCCCGTCCGCTGATGGCGAGCCCGGTCGACATGCCGGAGCGCCCACCCTCCGCCTGAACCCAGCCGCGCCCGACCACGGGATCGCACCAGCTCGGACTTCAGGATGGAAAATGACACGCACAATGCAGCGGGCTCGTGCCTTGGCAGGCACCGTCGCGGCCGCGCTCTTCGCGCTCGCGGCCAGTGATGCCTACGCACGCCCGATCACGCTCGCCGAGGCCCTCGGCCACGTCGAGGACAACGCCCCTCTGCTGACGGCAGCACAGGCATCGGTTCGCGCAGCGCAGGCACGGGCGCGCCAGGCCGGCGTGTCGCCCAATCCCGAGCTCGACGCCGAGGTCGAGAATGCCTTCGGCACCGGGCGCTACAGCCGCTTCGGGGGCACGGAGCTCACCGTGGCCATAGCCCAACGCTTCGAACGAGGCGGCAAGCGACATGCGCGGATGGCGCTCGCCCGCGCGGACCTCGAACTCGCCAGCATAAGCCTTCTTCGAACTAGGGCGGACATCGTACGGGACATCGGCAATGCATTCGCTGACCTGGTCGCGGCCGAGCAGAAGCTCGCTCTGGCTCAAGAGACGATCGTTCGCTCGGAGGAGCTCGCGCGGACGGCCCGCCTCATGGTCGAGAACGGCCGCGACCCGCCGTTGCGGCAGTTCCGCGCCGAGAGCGCCCTTGCGGAAGCTCGGGCCGACGCCCAGCGCGCCCGCTCCGAGGAGGAGCAGGCGAGCCGTGCCCTGGCCCGCCTGATCGGCACTCCGGAGGACGATCTGGACGCCGTGGGTGGTGAAGGGCCGCCTTTGCCCGATACGGCCACGGCGAGCGGCGTTCCTCTTACCCTGCGTATCGCCGAAGCGGAACGCCGGCTCGCCGAAGCGCGGATCGCTCTCGAGCGCAGTGCGGGTGTGTCCGACATCACCGCCCGTGCAGGCCTTCGTGGCCTCGCCGAGACCAAGGACGTCGCACTTGTCGGCGGCATCACGATGCCGCTCGCCATTCGCGACCGTAATCGGGGCGGTGTCGAAGCGGCGCAGGCCGAGCTGCTCGCCGCCGAGGCCAGGATGGCGCAGGCAAGGCTGGATAGCGAGCGGGAGACCCGGGACGCACGATCGCTCCTCTCGGCCGCGCAAGCGCGCTTGTCGGCATTGGAAGGCGCGGGCCTCACGCAGGCGCAGGAAGCGATCCGCGTTGCACAAATCGGATATGGCGCGGGCAAGTTCTCGCTCCTGGATGTCTTCGACGCCCAGGCCAGTCTCACTTCCACCCGCACCTCGATCATCGAAGCCCGCCGAGACCGTGCCCGCGCCCTGGCGGCGCTCGAGCGCGCACTGGCGCAATAAGGACATGTCCATGGACCGACGGACAATCACCTCCATCGCCGGTGTCGGCATCGTCGCGGCCGCGGCCGGACTCGGAGCCGGTTCGTTGATCTGGCGGAACGCACCCGCCAGTCACGAAGGCGAAGGCGCCGGCGAGCACGCCGAGAGTCAGCATGAGCAAGGCGAGACTGAAGAAGCCCGCGAGGGCTTCGTCGCGCTTCCGCCCGCCACTGCGTCGACCGCCGGCGTCGAGGTCACGACCGTCGCTCGAGGCGGCGGCGCCGAGCTCCTCATCCCAGGACGGGCCGCCTTCGCGCCGAACGCGCAAGCCGCCGTCGGTGCGCCTCTCGGAGGCGTCGTGCAGCGCGTGCACGTTGCGCCGGGAACCAACGTCCGCGCCGGAGCGCCGCTCGTGACCATCCGCAGCCCCGAAGGCGCATCGCTAAACGCATCAGCGGATGCAGCGCGGGCTGAGGTCGAAGCTGCTCAGGCGGCCCACCGCCGGGAAACGCAGCTGTACCGGGCCAAGGTTACCGCGCGCCAGGATCTCGAGGCCGCGAGAGCGACATCGCTGAAAGCCCAGGCCAGCCTGCGAGCAGCGCAGGCCCAGATCGCCGCCGTCGGCTCACCCGGCGCGACAGGATATGTGATCGTGCGATCTCCGATGGCGGGTACCATCACCTCTCTCGGGGCCGCCACCGGGTCCGTGCTGGCCCAGGGGGCGACGGTAGCGCAGGTCGCGGACCAGAACCGCGTCGAACTGATCTTCGAGGCACCCGCCGGCGCATCCCGGACGATCCGCATCGGCAGCCCTATCCTCGCCACCATGGCGGGCGGTGAGGAGATCCGCTCGGTCGTGACGGCGATCTCGCCGAACGCCGCGACAGCGGGAGCCCAGGTCCGGGCTCGCCCGATCGGCTTCGTGCCGCCGGCAGGCACGCCGGTGTCCGGCCGCGTTCTCACCGGTGCCGCCGACACGATCGTGGTTCCGGCAGACGCGGTGCAGAATGTCGAAGGACGATCGGTCGTCTTCGTCGCCGACGGCAGCGGCTTCCGCGCCACGCCGGTGGTGGCAGGCCGGTCGGCCGCCGGGCGAACCGAGATCCTGAAGGGGCTGACGGGACGTGAACGGATCGCCGGGCGCGGTGCGTTCCTCCTCAAGGCGGAGCTCTCCAAATCCGAAGCGGAGCACGAGCACTGAGATGCTGAGCCGCCTCATCGACCTTTCGGTCCGTTACCGCTTCGCGGTTGCGGCTCTCGCTTTGGTGCTGCTGATCTACGGGGGCCGCGAGCTGCTGCGGCTGCCCATCGACGCGGTGCCGGACATCACCAACAAGCAGGTGGTCGTCACCACCGTCGCACCTGCCCTCGGCCCCGAAGAGGTGGAGAGCCAGGTGACCTTTCCGCTGGAGACGGCGCTCGCCGGCCTGCCGGGCCTTGAGGGCACGCGATCGCTCTCTCGCCATGGCCTCTCGCAGATCACCGCGGTGTTCGACGACGACACGGACATCTACTTCGCGCGCAGCCTGGTCAACGAACGGCTGAGATCCGCCCAGGCCAGCCTGCCTCAGGGCGTGGACTTCTCGATGGGGCCGCTCGCCACCGGTCTCGGCGAGGTGTTCATCTGGACGATCGAGTTTCGCGGACCGGCGGCTCGCGGCGTCTACGTCACGCCCGAAGGCGAGCGCCTGACCAGCGAGACCGAGCGCGCGACCTATTTGCGAACGGTGCAGGACTGGATCGTCGCACCGCAGCTGAAGAACGTACCCGGAGTCGCCGCCATCGACGTGCAGGGCGGGTATGTGAAGGAATATGCGGTTCGTCCCGATCCGACGCGTCTCGCCTCGTACGGCATCGGCCTGCGCCAGCTCGTCGATGCGCTGGAACATGCGAACCAGGTCGCCGGCGCCGGCTATATCACGCGTGCCGGAGAGGCTTTCATCGTCCGCGCGGACGCGCGCATTCGCAGCATCGAGGAACTCGCGCAGACGCCGGTCGGCCGCCGTGCCGGTCTCGTCATTCGCGTCGCCGATCTCGCAACCGTCGGCCAGGGACAGGCGCCGCGGCTCGGTGCCGCCAGCGAAAATGGCCGGGAGGTCGTCATCGGCACTGCGATGATGCTGGCCGGAGAAAATAGCCGCCGCGTCGCGAGCCGCGTCGGCGACAAGCTCCAGGAGATCAACCGCAGCCTGCCTGCGGGGATCGTCGCGAACCCCGTGCTCGACCGCACCAAACTCGTCGATGCCACCATCCGCACCGTCGAACACAATCTTGCCTATGGCGCGCTGCTCGTCATCGCCGTGCTCTTCTTCATGCTCGGCAACGTGCGGGCGGCGATCATCACTGCGGCCGTCATTCCCCTCTCCTTCCTGTTCGCCGCCATTGCGATGCGGAGGTTCGGCATCAGCGGCAATCTGATGAGCCTCGGCGCTCTCGATTTCGGGCTCATCGTCGATGGCGCGGTGGTGGTGATCGAAAACACGCTGCGGCGCCTCGGCCTCCGCCGGCAGGAGATCGGTAGAGAGCTGACCATAGGCGAGCGCGTCGAGGCGGCGGCCGGAGCGGCGCGGGAGATGGCCCGGCCGGCGGCTTACGGACAGGCGATCATCCTGCTCGTCTTTGCCCCGCTGCTCGCTTTTCGGGGCGTCGAGGGAAAGATGTTCGCGCCGATGGCGAGCACCGTGATGTTCGCTCTGGCCGGAGCCTTCATCCTGTCGCTGACCTTCGTACCCGCGATGGCGGCCTTGCTGCTTCGGGCACCGGCCGGCAGCCACGCGGAGACGAGGCTTGCGGCTGCTGCGAACCGGCGGTTCGAGCCATGGCTTCGCAAAGCGGTTGCGGCGCCGGGGGCGGTCGCCGCCGGTGCGGCCCTGGCCCTGCTCGTCGGCGCGATTGCATTCATGAGCCTCGGGCGAGAATTCATCCCGCAACTCGACGAACATGACATGCTCGTTCAGGCCATTCGCGTGCCGTCGACCTCGCTCGAACAGGCGCAGCAGATGCAGTTCAGGGTGGAGAAAGCGCTGGCAGCCTTCCCCGAAGTCTCCCTGGTATTCAGCAGGACCGGCACCGCCGAACTCGCTTCCGATCCGATGCCGCCGAACGTCACCGACACGTTCGTCATGCTCAAGCCGAGGAAGGAATGGCCGGACCGCCGACTTCCCAAAGCGGAGCTGGTCGCCCGGATGGACAAGGCGCTCGGAAGGCTGCTCGGCAACAATTACGAATTCACCCAGCCGATCCAGATGCGGTTCAACGAGCTGATCGCCGGAGTCCGCAGCGACGTCGCCGTGAAGGTCTATGGCGACGACTTCGGCGCGCTCACGGCTCAGGCGAACCGCATCGCCGAGGTTCTGGCCGGCATCGACGGCGCTGCCGACGTGCGGGTCGAACAGGTCAGCGGCCAGCCGACGATCACCGCCAGCGTTGACCGGACCGCCGCGGCGGCGCTCGGCGTTCACGCCAGCGACGCCGCCGAGGCGCTGTCGATCGCAATGGGCGGACGGGAAGCAGGACAGGTGCAGGAAGGCGATCGTCGGTTCGACGTGGTCGTTCGCCTCGACGAGGCGACACGCGGAGATCCGGCGGTCATGAACCAGTTGCCGGTGATGCCCGAGGGCGCAGAAATGGGGTTCACCGCGCCCGTGCCGCTCGGGTCGGTGGCCCGCTTCGACACCGCCGAAGGCCCCAATCAGATCAGCCGCGAGAATGGCAAAAGGCGCGTAACCGTGCAGGTGAACGTGCGCGGCCGCGATCTCGGCTCCTTCGTGGAAGAGGCTCAGCGCCGCGTCGCCAAACAGGTGAAGGTGGAGCCGGGCTATTGGCTCGAATGGGGCGGCACGTTCGAAAATCTGGCGCGTGCCAGCGAACGGCTGATGATCATCATCCCACTGGTCGCGATGCTGATCGGAATCCTGCTGTTTCTGGCGCTCGGTTCGGCCGCCGAGGCGCTGCTCGTCTTTGCCTGCGTACCCCTGGCCCTGGTCGGCGGCACGCTGGCGCTGCTCATGCGAGGAATGCCGTTCTCGATCTCGGCCGCAGTCGGCTTCATCGCGGTTTCCGGCGTGGCTACGCTGAACGGGCTCGTCCTGATGCAGGCGCTGAAGGCGCGTCTCGAAGGCGCAGGGGATCGCCGGGAGGCGATCGTCGAAGCGACGATCGGACGGCTCAGGGCGGTTCTCACCACCGCTCTCGTCGCCATTCTCGGCTTCGCGCCGATGGCGGTGGCGAGCGGCGCAGGCGCCGAGGTTCAGAAGCCCCTTGCCACCGTGGTGATCGGAGGCTTGCTGTCCGCGACCCTGCTGACCTTGTTCGTACTCCCCTCGATCAGCCAGTGGGTGCTTCGCGCGCGGTCCCGGTCGTCGATGGCCGTGTTCAGTCCCGCGCGATAGGATAGCACGGTCATGCAGAGTGGCCTGGCGGCGCGAAGGAGCCTTGCATCTGCGCGCAATCCGATGATACATCATCGCACGATGTCGCGGTTGCTGACCCTCCTGACCCTGCTTGCGCTGATCTTCGCGAATAGTGCGGCGGTGGCAAGCGTGCTGTGCCAGCATGGCGACGCGCAGGCGCACGCCGCGGCTCTGCAGAGCGACGATGCGGCGGCGGCATCCGAAGCGCGGAGCGAAGACAGGGCGGAGCGCACGATCTCCGACCTGGCCTCGCTCGCCGATGCGGCGGCGGCGTCGCTCGCCGGCTATGCGCTGCCGCCGGAACCGATTTCGGTGCCGTTGCGCCTCCGCGCCCTGGAACACGACCAGCCCGGCGACGCGGCGCCGCTGTCGGGGCGGTCGATCTCGCCGATGCTGGAGCCGCCGCTGGTCTGATCGAGGGCGCCGAGACGGCGCCCTGACGGCCTGATTGCCATGCATGGTGCGCGCCGGCTCGCCCGCGCGGCTTTGCTCCAGGCCTTGCCTCCCAGCTTTCTCCTCAGGCGCGCACCGCGCCGACGCTGCCGTTCGGCAGCCAGCATTTTCGGAACCACCTCATGTTTCGCTTTACCCTGCTCGCGGGCACCGCCGCCGCGCTTGTTCCGCATATCGCCCTTGCCCAGACCGATGTTCCGCCGCCGGTGTCCGACACCGCCGTTGCGCATCATGAAGATTCGCCCGAAATCATCGTGACCGGCAATTATGTGCGGGAGCTCAGCCTGCTCTCCGGGGCTTCCGTGCTCACCGGTACGGAATTGCTGCGCGAGCTTCGTCCGCAACTTGGCGACACGCTGGCGCGCCAGGCCGGCGTATCCTCCACTGCGTTCAGCCCCGGTGCGTCGCGGCCGGTTTTGCGCGGCTTTCAGGGGGAACGGATCCGCATCCTCACCGACGGTATCGGTTCGATCGACGTTTCCAACACCTCCGCCGACCACGCGGTCACCATCGATCCCCTCACCGCGGAGCGGATCGAAGTGCTGCACGGACCCGCGGTGCTGCTGTTCGGCAGTCAGGCGATCGGGGGCGCGGTGAACGTGCTCGATCGTCGCATCCCGCGCGTCATTCCAGAGAGCGGCGCGCACGTCGACCTGATCGGGATATTTGGCTCCGCCGCCGACGAACGCAGTGTTGGCGGCGCCGCCGACGTCGCTGTCGGCGAGGGCATCGTGCTCCACGTCGACGGTAGCTGGCGTAAGACGGATGACCTTCGCACCGGCGGCTACGTCCTCTCACCGGCGCTTCGCGCGGAGCAGCTCGAGATCGCTGCGGAGGAGACCGAGGAAGGTCATCTCGACGAGGCCGCGGAGGCGACCGCGAACGCGAACCGGCGCGGACGAATTCCGAACAGCGGTACCGAGCAGAAGACGCTCGGTGGCGGCTTCTCGCTCATCCGCGACGGCGGCAGCCTGGGGGTTTCGGTGAGCTGGTTCGACAGCGACTATGGCGTACCCACCGCCCCCGGTGCCGGCCATCATCACGAGCATGAAGGCGAGGAAACCGGGGAAGAAGAAGGTGTTCACGAGCATGGCGAGGAAGCGGTCACCATCGGCCTGAAGCAGCTTCGCGCAGACCTGCGTGCCCAGATCAACGTCGGCGGGGACTTACTCGATCAAATCCGCGTCCGGCTCGGCGCCGCCGACTACAAGCACACCGAGTTCGAGGGCGACGAGGTCGGCACCATCTTCCGGACCCAAGCCATGGAAGGCCGGTTCGAGCTCGTCCAGACCGATCGCGGGGGCTGGCGCGGCGCCAGCGGGGCGCAATTCTTCCTGCGTGATTTCGAGGCGATCGGCGCCGAGGCATTCGTCCCACCGAACGAGACGAGTCAGATTGGCCTGTTCACGCTTCAGGAAGTCTCGATCGGCAAGATCGAGCTCGAGGCGGCCGGCCGCTACGAACACAGCAAGGTGCGCTCGATCGCCGCCGGCGTGGACCGCAGCTTCGACGCCGTGTCGGCGGCAGTGGGCGCGGCGTACGCGCCCGACGACCGTTTCCGAATCGGCGTCAATCTCTCGCGGGCGGAGCGCGCGCCGGCGGCGGAAGAGCTGTTGTCCAACGGTCCGCACGTCGCGACCCAGGCCTATGAAAT
The nucleotide sequence above comes from Sphingosinicella sp. BN140058. Encoded proteins:
- a CDS encoding efflux RND transporter permease subunit; this encodes MLSRLIDLSVRYRFAVAALALVLLIYGGRELLRLPIDAVPDITNKQVVVTTVAPALGPEEVESQVTFPLETALAGLPGLEGTRSLSRHGLSQITAVFDDDTDIYFARSLVNERLRSAQASLPQGVDFSMGPLATGLGEVFIWTIEFRGPAARGVYVTPEGERLTSETERATYLRTVQDWIVAPQLKNVPGVAAIDVQGGYVKEYAVRPDPTRLASYGIGLRQLVDALEHANQVAGAGYITRAGEAFIVRADARIRSIEELAQTPVGRRAGLVIRVADLATVGQGQAPRLGAASENGREVVIGTAMMLAGENSRRVASRVGDKLQEINRSLPAGIVANPVLDRTKLVDATIRTVEHNLAYGALLVIAVLFFMLGNVRAAIITAAVIPLSFLFAAIAMRRFGISGNLMSLGALDFGLIVDGAVVVIENTLRRLGLRRQEIGRELTIGERVEAAAGAAREMARPAAYGQAIILLVFAPLLAFRGVEGKMFAPMASTVMFALAGAFILSLTFVPAMAALLLRAPAGSHAETRLAAAANRRFEPWLRKAVAAPGAVAAGAALALLVGAIAFMSLGREFIPQLDEHDMLVQAIRVPSTSLEQAQQMQFRVEKALAAFPEVSLVFSRTGTAELASDPMPPNVTDTFVMLKPRKEWPDRRLPKAELVARMDKALGRLLGNNYEFTQPIQMRFNELIAGVRSDVAVKVYGDDFGALTAQANRIAEVLAGIDGAADVRVEQVSGQPTITASVDRTAAAALGVHASDAAEALSIAMGGREAGQVQEGDRRFDVVVRLDEATRGDPAVMNQLPVMPEGAEMGFTAPVPLGSVARFDTAEGPNQISRENGKRRVTVQVNVRGRDLGSFVEEAQRRVAKQVKVEPGYWLEWGGTFENLARASERLMIIIPLVAMLIGILLFLALGSAAEALLVFACVPLALVGGTLALLMRGMPFSISAAVGFIAVSGVATLNGLVLMQALKARLEGAGDRREAIVEATIGRLRAVLTTALVAILGFAPMAVASGAGAEVQKPLATVVIGGLLSATLLTLFVLPSISQWVLRARSRSSMAVFSPAR
- the arsN2 gene encoding arsenic resistance N-acetyltransferase ArsN2, producing the protein MTRLEQVPRRDYGAMRRALQQAGLPTDDLEAPGRSFFRLADQAGSVGYVGLEGAGADRLLRSLVVFETRRSEGLGTRLVKEAERMAAHDQVRRIHLLTTGAASFFRRLGYREADRVAAPPPIATTAQFMSLCPASATYLVKELA
- a CDS encoding ArsC/Spx/MgsR family protein codes for the protein MIRNAGIEPHVVEYLKTPPSRPLLEQLIQRAGITARHLLRQKDTPYAELGLDDENLTDAQIVNAMVDNPALMNRPLVVSPMGVKLCRPSEAVLELLPSEQQRAFAKEDGEQVVGADGRRVAQ
- a CDS encoding efflux RND transporter periplasmic adaptor subunit is translated as MDRRTITSIAGVGIVAAAAGLGAGSLIWRNAPASHEGEGAGEHAESQHEQGETEEAREGFVALPPATASTAGVEVTTVARGGGAELLIPGRAAFAPNAQAAVGAPLGGVVQRVHVAPGTNVRAGAPLVTIRSPEGASLNASADAARAEVEAAQAAHRRETQLYRAKVTARQDLEAARATSLKAQASLRAAQAQIAAVGSPGATGYVIVRSPMAGTITSLGAATGSVLAQGATVAQVADQNRVELIFEAPAGASRTIRIGSPILATMAGGEEIRSVVTAISPNAATAGAQVRARPIGFVPPAGTPVSGRVLTGAADTIVVPADAVQNVEGRSVVFVADGSGFRATPVVAGRSAAGRTEILKGLTGRERIAGRGAFLLKAELSKSEAEHEH
- the arsH gene encoding arsenical resistance protein ArsH, coding for MSRVRVLPDPDIFPALDPSYVIRRPALGLADDQSPPRILLLYGSLRQRSFSRFATEEAARLLQMFGAETRIFDPSDLPLPDQIPGDDHPAVRDLRELSIWSEGQVWCSPERHGQITGIMKAQIDHLPLEMRGMRPTQGRSLAVMQVSGGSQSFNAVNTLRLLGRWMRMFTIPNQSSVAMAYKEFDENGRMKASSYYDRIVDVMEELVRITVLMRPHATQLVNRYSERKASGVAVDPGTDHSAAAIAR
- a CDS encoding TolC family protein, encoding MTRTMQRARALAGTVAAALFALAASDAYARPITLAEALGHVEDNAPLLTAAQASVRAAQARARQAGVSPNPELDAEVENAFGTGRYSRFGGTELTVAIAQRFERGGKRHARMALARADLELASISLLRTRADIVRDIGNAFADLVAAEQKLALAQETIVRSEELARTARLMVENGRDPPLRQFRAESALAEARADAQRARSEEEQASRALARLIGTPEDDLDAVGGEGPPLPDTATASGVPLTLRIAEAERRLAEARIALERSAGVSDITARAGLRGLAETKDVALVGGITMPLAIRDRNRGGVEAAQAELLAAEARMAQARLDSERETRDARSLLSAAQARLSALEGAGLTQAQEAIRVAQIGYGAGKFSLLDVFDAQASLTSTRTSIIEARRDRARALAALERALAQ
- a CDS encoding YdeI family protein, which gives rise to MPPVKVDPDKVHEFETADLFHDWLSRHHDREDEVWIKIHKVGSGRPSITPKEAIDVVLCWGWIDAIRKSFDKTSYLQRYTKRRPKSIWSKINVDNVARLTAEGRMTEHGLREVEAAKADGRWDRAYGSGKEMTIPDDLQAAIDADPEAKAMLAKLSAQNRFALAFRLHNLKTEAARKRKIAQFVDMLRRGETPHPQRRS
- a CDS encoding helix-turn-helix transcriptional regulator, translated to MDTDSALNCLAALSQRTRLETYRLLVRHEPAGLPAGEVARRLDIPQNTMSTHLATLARAGLVISERRSRSIVYRANLERLRTLTLFLVKDCCGGSAELCGSLLSELVPC
- a CDS encoding TonB-dependent receptor, which translates into the protein MFRFTLLAGTAAALVPHIALAQTDVPPPVSDTAVAHHEDSPEIIVTGNYVRELSLLSGASVLTGTELLRELRPQLGDTLARQAGVSSTAFSPGASRPVLRGFQGERIRILTDGIGSIDVSNTSADHAVTIDPLTAERIEVLHGPAVLLFGSQAIGGAVNVLDRRIPRVIPESGAHVDLIGIFGSAADERSVGGAADVAVGEGIVLHVDGSWRKTDDLRTGGYVLSPALRAEQLEIAAEETEEGHLDEAAEATANANRRGRIPNSGTEQKTLGGGFSLIRDGGSLGVSVSWFDSDYGVPTAPGAGHHHEHEGEETGEEEGVHEHGEEAVTIGLKQLRADLRAQINVGGDLLDQIRVRLGAADYKHTEFEGDEVGTIFRTQAMEGRFELVQTDRGGWRGASGAQFFLRDFEAIGAEAFVPPNETSQIGLFTLQEVSIGKIELEAAGRYEHSKVRSIAAGVDRSFDAVSAAVGAAYAPDDRFRIGVNLSRAERAPAAEELLSNGPHVATQAYEIGDPTLATEKSWVFKAYARAQAGPVRLRASAFANWFDDYIFQAATGEEQDALPVFQYYQRDARYYGFEVEASSDLFTAGGVTIRADGVADYVRATIDSGGPVPRIPPLRLLGGLEATAAKLTARAEIEWVDDQDRVAEFEAPTEGFTTVNASVAWKPWQSRETTLILSANNIFDVAARRHASFTKDFVPLAGRDIRVSARVSF